One genomic region from Parerythrobacter aestuarii encodes:
- a CDS encoding glycosyltransferase family 2 protein, which yields MKPLISAVTISFNQAEFLRAAMDSILDQEAVEFEYIVCDPGSTDGSRDIISSYDDPRIISVFEPDSGPADGLNKGFARARGDIFYYLNSDDMVLPGAFARMAHFFAAHRDVDVACGHARVIDERGARVRRVWSEPFHRYAVAVGAHVQVQPATFIRADAYHRAGGFDPNDRGNWDGGLLTSLFLSGARIDVVDAFLGCYRLHANSITMSGKLADQHHANAVRNFERLMNRPMASRDRIGGQALRWAKHFRHPWRTMERVRHGPLFQSG from the coding sequence ATGAAACCGCTGATCAGCGCCGTAACCATCTCATTCAACCAGGCAGAGTTCCTCCGCGCGGCGATGGATTCCATCCTTGATCAGGAAGCCGTTGAGTTTGAATACATCGTCTGCGATCCGGGTTCGACCGACGGCAGCCGGGATATCATCTCCAGCTACGACGACCCGCGTATCATATCGGTATTCGAACCCGACAGCGGACCTGCCGACGGGCTTAACAAAGGTTTCGCAAGAGCGCGCGGAGACATCTTCTACTATCTCAATTCGGACGACATGGTCCTGCCCGGAGCGTTCGCCCGGATGGCGCACTTCTTCGCAGCGCACCGCGATGTAGATGTCGCTTGCGGCCACGCCAGGGTAATCGACGAGCGGGGCGCGCGGGTGCGTCGGGTGTGGTCCGAACCCTTTCACCGATATGCTGTCGCGGTCGGAGCGCATGTGCAGGTCCAGCCAGCAACCTTTATCCGCGCCGATGCGTACCATCGTGCAGGCGGATTCGATCCCAATGACAGAGGCAATTGGGATGGCGGGCTGCTCACGTCATTATTCCTTTCAGGCGCGCGGATCGACGTGGTCGATGCCTTCCTTGGATGCTATCGCCTGCATGCGAATTCCATCACCATGTCCGGCAAACTGGCCGACCAGCACCACGCCAACGCAGTCCGAAATTTCGAACGGCTGATGAATCGCCCCATGGCATCGCGCGACAGGATTGGCGGCCAGGCATTGCGCTGGGCGAAACATTTTCGCCACCCGTGGCGGACAATGGAACGCGTTCGCCATGGTCCGTTGTTCCAGTCCGGCTAG
- a CDS encoding glycosyltransferase family 2 protein, translating to MAASPGSLTVVILTHNEEIHIERVLQSVEAIATRMIIVDSGSSDRTCELARASGAEVFERAWVNYADQFQWALDNCAIDTDWTMRLDADEWLGSDLTDRLAALLPALGPDITGISIDRQHHFMGRWIRHGGRYPLRLLRLWRTGQGRIEQRWMDEHIVIDGGEIRHVPGTFVDQNDHGLDFFIAKHNGYATREAIDALIAKYDLFTAVEQAGLASTVQANRTRSHKMGWYNRLPTGVGPLLYFLFRYLIQLGFLDGRTGLIYHVLQGFWYRFLVDAKRVELEQVIAGVSSNEQRIAMLTDATGHDLSGFQRRSEN from the coding sequence ATGGCTGCCTCTCCCGGATCACTCACTGTCGTTATCCTCACGCACAATGAAGAGATCCACATCGAACGCGTCCTGCAATCGGTAGAGGCGATCGCGACCCGAATGATTATCGTCGATTCGGGCTCGAGTGACCGGACATGCGAATTGGCACGAGCAAGCGGTGCCGAAGTGTTCGAGCGAGCCTGGGTCAACTATGCCGACCAGTTCCAATGGGCGCTCGACAACTGTGCGATCGACACCGACTGGACAATGCGGCTCGACGCAGACGAATGGCTCGGGAGCGACTTGACCGACCGGCTTGCAGCACTGCTGCCTGCGCTGGGACCGGACATCACCGGGATCAGCATCGATCGCCAGCATCACTTCATGGGCCGTTGGATCCGCCACGGCGGTCGCTATCCGCTCCGGCTCTTGCGCCTATGGCGTACAGGCCAGGGTCGGATCGAACAGCGCTGGATGGACGAGCACATCGTCATCGACGGTGGCGAAATCCGTCACGTGCCGGGCACATTCGTTGACCAGAACGATCACGGGCTCGATTTTTTCATTGCCAAGCACAATGGCTATGCGACCCGTGAGGCCATCGACGCGCTCATTGCAAAATATGATCTCTTCACGGCAGTCGAGCAGGCGGGGTTGGCAAGCACCGTGCAAGCCAACCGAACGCGAAGCCACAAGATGGGCTGGTACAATCGCCTGCCGACAGGTGTAGGCCCCCTGCTTTATTTCCTCTTTCGCTACCTGATCCAGCTCGGATTTCTCGATGGACGCACGGGCTTGATCTACCATGTGCTGCAAGGTTTCTGGTATCGGTTCCTCGTCGATGCCAAGCGGGTTGAACTGGAACAGGTGATCGCAGGGGTAAGCAGCAATGAACAGCGCATTGCCATGCTTACCGATGCGACCGGGCACGATCTCAGCGGATTCCAGCGACGCTCGGAAAACTAG